Proteins encoded within one genomic window of Pithys albifrons albifrons isolate INPA30051 chromosome 9, PitAlb_v1, whole genome shotgun sequence:
- the WNT8B gene encoding protein Wnt-8b — MDPYLGIFFLTPFFQSCCAWSVNNFLMTGPKAYLIYSSSVAAGAQSGIEECKFQFAWDRWNCPERALQLSSHGGLRSANRETAFVHAISSAGVMYTLTRNCSLGDFDNCGCDDSRNGQLGGQGWLWGGCSDNVGFGEAISKQFVDALETGQDARAAMNLHNNEAGRKAVKGTMKRTCKCHGVSGSCTTQTCWLQLPEFREVGTYLKERYHKALKVDLLQGAGNSAASRGAIAETFSSISKKELVHLEDSPDYCLENKTLGLLGTEGRECLKRGKALSKWEKRSCRRLCGDCGLAVEERRAEMVSSCNCKFHWCCAVRCEQCRKRVTKYFCVRKEKRERSGGGGASRKLKRKL; from the exons GTCAGTGAATAATTTCCTGATGACGGGCCCCAAG GCCTACCTCATCTACTCCAGCAGCGTGGCAGCCGGGGCGCAGAGCGGCATCGAGGAGTGCAAGTTCCAGTTTGCCTGGGACCGCTGGAACTGCCCTGAGAGggcactgcagctctccagccaTGGTGGGCTGCGCAGCG CAAACCGAGAAACTGCCTTTGTCCATGCCATCAGTTCTGCAGGTGTCATGTACACGCTGACTCGGAACTGCAGCCTGGGGGATTTTGACAACTGTGGCTGTGATGACTCCCGCAATGGACAGCTGG GGGGGCAAGGCTGGCTGTGGGGAGGCTGCAGCGATAACGTGGGCTTTGGGGAAGCCATTTCCAAGCAGTTTGTGGATGCCCTGGAGACTGGACAAGATGCCAGAGCTGCTATGAACCTGCATAACAACGAGGCGGGTAGAAAG GCTGTGAAAGGGACCATGAAGCGGACTTGCAAATGCCATGGTGTATCAGGGAGCTGCACCACCCAGACTTGCTGGCTGCAGTTGCCTGAGTTTCGGGAGGTGGGAACTTACCTCAAGGAGAGGTATCACAAAGCCCTGAAGGTGGACTTGCTGCAGGGGGCAGGGAACAGTGCTGCCAGCCGGGGTGCCATTGCTGAGACCTTCAGCTCCATCTCCAAGAAGGAACTGGTCCATTTAGAAGACTCTCCTGACTACTGCCTGGAGAACAAGacactggggctgctgggcacGGAGGGCAGGGAGTGCCTGAAGAGGGGCAAGGCACTCAGTAAGTGGGAGAAACGGAGCTGCCGGCGGCTGTGTGGGGACTGCGGGCTGGCAGTGGAAGAGAGGCGAGCTGAGATGGTGTCCAGCTGCAACTGCAAGTTCCACTGGTGTTGCGCCGTGCGGTGTGAGCAGTGCCGCAAAAGGGTCACCAAGTACTTCTGTGTCCGCAAGGAGAAGCGGGAGCGGAGTGGAGGTGGTGGGGCCAGCCGCAAGCTCAAGAGAAAGCTCTGA